The window GTAATGTACGCACAAACTTTTCCCCGTCCGGCTAGACTAAAAATCCCCATAGTTAAGCATAGACAAAAGAGGAAGGCATCACACGCAGACGTCAGGTTCTCCAACTGGTTCGCATTCCCGACGATATAACCAGATGGCGGCGCCCAATACGCCGGTCAGCACCAGCATGGACCCCAGCACCACGCCGTCCCAGCCCATGGCGCTCCAGAATGGATGCAGGTAAAAACCGCCGCTGCTGGCGCCGAGGTAATAAAACACCAGATACAGAGAAGAGGCGCTGGCTTTGGCGCCGCGGGCGCTACGATTAACCAGACTGCTGGCGGAGGAATGCGCCAGGAAAAAACCGAAGCTGTTAATCAACAGCCCCACAATGATCGTCGGCAGCGTTTGCGCCAACGTCAGCAGGGTTCCGCTCATCAAAATAGCCACACCCAGAGCAATGCACAGGGGCTGCGGGATTTTTAACGCGATCTTGCCAGATAGAGACGATCCCACCGTACCGGCCAGATAAGTCAGAAACAACAGCCCCAGATACTGGGCGGACAGGTTAAATGGGGCGTCTTCCAGCACGAAAATAATGTAGCTGTACTGGTTGATGAAAATGAAGAAGTTCAGACCGCCGATCAGGTAACAGGTGAGCAATATGGGATTGCGCAGATGTCCGCCCAGATCCGCCAGCATCTGCCGCGGCCGCAGCGGTTTACGGTTGAAGCCGCGTGAGTTGGGCAGCATCAGAGCGAATACGATCAGACACAGAACGCTGACAATGGTCATCGCCACAAAGGCGGACCGCCAGGAAAACGCTTCACCGACAAAACCGCCTATCAAACGTCCCCCGATGCCGCCCAGGCTGTTGCCGCCGATATACAAACCCACGGCGAACAGCAACGCCTTGGGAGAAAACTCATCGCCCATGTAAGCGATGGCCACCGCCGGTAAGCCACCGAGGAAAAACCCCTGCGCGGCGCGTAGCGCGACCAGGGCGGAATAGGATTCAACCTGCGTCAGCAGCAAGGTGCACGCTGTAGCGCCGACTAAAGAAATGAGCATGATGGGCTTGCGGCCAACAGCGTCAGAAAGCGGCCCGTATATGAGTAGTGACAACCCCAACATCAGCGTGGTGATAGTGAAGCTGCCGTTGGCTTCCAACACGGTCAGATCGAAAGCGTCGGCGATCATCGGCAGCAGTGGCTGGGTAATGTAGACGTTGGCGAACGTCATGAAGGAACCGATACACAGCGCCAATGTCGCCAACCAGAATTGTCTGCCGCCCGATTCGATCATACTACTGCTCCTCAACCGCCTTTCCTGAAATGAAGCTGGATGCAGGATCACTATAGAGCTACAGTTATCATCAATAAAATATATGCTGCTTATACAGTTAATAACGATCCCTTATGGATATTAAAAGCCTGCGCTACTTTTACGAAGTCGCCCGCCTCGGCAGTTTCACCCGCGCCGCCGAATCCCTTGGAGTCGCGCAACCGGCGGTCAGTATGGCGCTGCGTAAACTGGAGACGGAGCTGACGCTAACGCTACTGCACCGTAACGACCGCCGCATATCCCTCACTGACGAGGGCGCGATTCTGTATCGCCATGCGGAAAAGATACTAAGAGCCGCGGACGACGCCGCGCTGGAGATGAGCGAGTTGAAAGGCCTGACCCGCGGCGAGGTGCGCGTGGGAGTGCCCAGCATGTTGGGGTCTTTTTACTTCCCACCGATACTGATGGCTTTTCGCCATCGTTATCCCACGCTGAATCTATCGGTGATCGAAGGCGGCACTTGGCGCTTGCAGCAAATGCTGGAGCAAGGGGAACTGGATTTGGGCGTCATCGTGGCGGAATTTGTGCCGGAGGAGTTGGAAGCGCGCCCTTTTCTAAGAGAGCAAATGCTGGTGACCGTGTCCCAGGAACACCCGTTCGCTAAACAGGAAAGCGTTACGCCGGAACAGTTTTTCCAGGAGGAGCTGGTGATGTTCAAGGAAGGCTATTTTCACCGCAAAGTAGTCGACAGACTCGCCAAAGCCGCCGGCGTCACCCCCAACATCGGTTTCGAAAC is drawn from Hahella sp. KA22 and contains these coding sequences:
- a CDS encoding MFS transporter — its product is MIESGGRQFWLATLALCIGSFMTFANVYITQPLLPMIADAFDLTVLEANGSFTITTLMLGLSLLIYGPLSDAVGRKPIMLISLVGATACTLLLTQVESYSALVALRAAQGFFLGGLPAVAIAYMGDEFSPKALLFAVGLYIGGNSLGGIGGRLIGGFVGEAFSWRSAFVAMTIVSVLCLIVFALMLPNSRGFNRKPLRPRQMLADLGGHLRNPILLTCYLIGGLNFFIFINQYSYIIFVLEDAPFNLSAQYLGLLFLTYLAGTVGSSLSGKIALKIPQPLCIALGVAILMSGTLLTLAQTLPTIIVGLLINSFGFFLAHSSASSLVNRSARGAKASASSLYLVFYYLGASSGGFYLHPFWSAMGWDGVVLGSMLVLTGVLGAAIWLYRRECEPVGEPDVCV
- a CDS encoding LysR family transcriptional regulator — protein: MDIKSLRYFYEVARLGSFTRAAESLGVAQPAVSMALRKLETELTLTLLHRNDRRISLTDEGAILYRHAEKILRAADDAALEMSELKGLTRGEVRVGVPSMLGSFYFPPILMAFRHRYPTLNLSVIEGGTWRLQQMLEQGELDLGVIVAEFVPEELEARPFLREQMLVTVSQEHPFAKQESVTPEQFFQEELVMFKEGYFHRKVVDRLAKAAGVTPNIGFETNLLPLIKSIIKQGFGISTLLGMVVEENESLVTIPFDTPIWLDLSIAWRRNGYLSRANQAFVEFLLEHSGR